In Microbulbifer salipaludis, a genomic segment contains:
- the groL gene encoding chaperonin GroEL (60 kDa chaperone family; promotes refolding of misfolded polypeptides especially under stressful conditions; forms two stacked rings of heptamers to form a barrel-shaped 14mer; ends can be capped by GroES; misfolded proteins enter the barrel where they are refolded when GroES binds), whose translation MAAKDVKFGDDARQKMLNGVNILADAVKTTLGPKGRNVVLDKAFGAPTVTKDGVSVAKEIELKDKFENMGAQMVKEVASKASDTAGDGTTTATVLAQAIVTEGLKSVAAGFNPMDLKRGIDKAVAAAVDHIAGLATPCADSKSIAQVGTISANSDEHVGTIIAEAMDKVGKEGVITVEEGQSLENELDVVEGMQFDRGYLSPYFVTNQENMTAELDSPFILLVDKKISNIRDLLPLLEQVAKASKPLLIIAEDVEGEALATLVVNSMRGIVKVAAVKAPGFGDRRKAMLQDIAILTGGTVISEEVGLELEATTLEHLGTAKRVTLSKENTVIVDGAGDVADIEARVKQIRAQIEESSSDYDKEKLQERVAKLAGGVAVIKVGAATEVEMKEKKARVEDALHATRAAVEEGVVPGGGTALIRAIQAISVKGDNEDQNHGIAAALRAMEMPLRQIVTNAGDEASVVVDKVKQGEGNFGYNAGTGEYGDMLEMGILDPAKVTRSALQAAASIAGLMITTEAMVADIPEDKPAAPDMGGMGGMGGMGGMM comes from the coding sequence ATGGCAGCAAAAGACGTAAAATTTGGTGACGACGCTCGCCAGAAAATGCTGAACGGCGTAAACATCCTGGCAGATGCCGTAAAAACCACCCTGGGCCCGAAAGGCCGTAACGTGGTACTGGACAAGGCGTTCGGTGCGCCGACCGTAACCAAAGACGGTGTATCCGTAGCCAAAGAAATCGAACTGAAAGACAAGTTCGAAAACATGGGCGCGCAAATGGTGAAAGAGGTTGCTTCAAAGGCTTCCGACACCGCCGGTGACGGCACCACCACCGCGACCGTGCTGGCTCAGGCCATCGTCACCGAAGGCCTCAAGTCCGTAGCCGCTGGCTTCAACCCGATGGACCTGAAGCGCGGTATCGACAAAGCCGTTGCCGCCGCCGTTGACCACATCGCCGGTCTGGCCACTCCCTGTGCCGACAGCAAGTCGATCGCCCAGGTAGGCACCATCTCCGCCAATAGCGACGAACACGTTGGCACCATCATCGCGGAAGCGATGGACAAGGTGGGCAAAGAAGGCGTGATCACCGTTGAGGAAGGTCAGTCCCTGGAAAACGAACTGGACGTCGTAGAAGGCATGCAGTTCGACCGCGGCTACCTGTCCCCATACTTCGTCACCAACCAGGAAAACATGACTGCCGAGCTGGACAGCCCGTTCATCCTGCTGGTTGACAAGAAAATCTCCAACATTCGCGATCTGCTGCCCCTGCTGGAGCAGGTAGCCAAAGCGTCCAAGCCGCTGCTGATCATCGCTGAAGACGTAGAAGGCGAAGCGCTGGCCACTCTGGTAGTGAACAGCATGCGCGGTATCGTCAAAGTGGCTGCGGTGAAAGCACCAGGCTTCGGCGACCGTCGCAAGGCCATGCTGCAGGACATCGCCATCCTGACCGGCGGCACCGTGATTTCTGAAGAAGTAGGCCTCGAGCTGGAAGCCACCACTCTGGAGCACCTGGGTACCGCCAAGCGCGTCACCCTGTCTAAAGAGAACACCGTAATCGTAGACGGCGCCGGCGACGTTGCCGACATCGAAGCACGCGTGAAGCAGATCCGTGCCCAGATCGAAGAGTCTTCTTCTGACTACGACAAAGAGAAGCTGCAAGAGCGCGTTGCCAAGCTGGCTGGCGGTGTTGCCGTGATCAAGGTTGGCGCTGCCACCGAAGTCGAAATGAAAGAGAAGAAAGCCCGCGTTGAAGACGCCCTGCACGCTACCCGCGCCGCCGTTGAAGAAGGCGTGGTTCCTGGCGGTGGTACCGCACTGATCCGTGCGATTCAGGCGATCTCTGTAAAAGGCGACAACGAAGACCAGAACCACGGTATCGCTGCGGCACTGCGCGCGATGGAAATGCCGCTGCGTCAGATCGTCACCAACGCCGGTGACGAAGCATCTGTTGTGGTCGACAAGGTAAAACAGGGCGAAGGCAACTTCGGCTACAACGCCGGTACCGGCGAGTACGGCGACATGCTGGAAATGGGCATCCTGGACCCGGCCAAGGTAACCCGCTCCGCACTGCAGGCTGCAGCCTCCATCGCAGGCCTGATGATCACCACCGAAGCCATGGTTGCAGACATCCCGGAAGACAAGCCGGCTGCACCTGACATGGGTGGTATGGGCGGCATGGGTGGCATGGGCGGCATGATGTAA
- a CDS encoding co-chaperone GroES, whose translation MKIRPLHDRVVVRRKEEEEKTAGGIVLPGAAKEKPNQGEVVAVGEGKLLDNGDVRALSVKVGDTVVFGRYADSNTLKVDGEELIIMSEGDIYGVLEG comes from the coding sequence ATGAAAATTCGTCCTTTACACGATCGCGTTGTCGTACGCCGTAAGGAAGAAGAAGAGAAAACTGCTGGTGGCATCGTGCTGCCGGGTGCAGCGAAAGAAAAGCCGAATCAGGGCGAAGTGGTTGCCGTTGGCGAAGGCAAACTGCTGGATAACGGTGACGTACGTGCACTTTCTGTAAAAGTTGGTGACACCGTGGTGTTCGGCCGCTATGCCGACAGCAACACCCTCAAGGTGGACGGCGAAGAGCTGATCATCATGAGCGAAGGCGACATCTACGGCGTACTGGAAGGCTAA
- a CDS encoding FxsA family protein has protein sequence MRPLLLLFIVMPILEMWVLITVGEKIGALPTIGLVLLTAVVGLALLKRQGVSTIMRAQQKMQAGEMPAKEMAEGIFLAVGGALLLTPGFITDAIGFACLIPGIRQVIIGRLLGHVVIVQTTGYTAGTHRQPGHDPSRQGRSHDVIEGDYQREDPREGKREDPRDPDKDG, from the coding sequence ATGCGCCCTTTACTGCTTCTCTTTATCGTGATGCCCATCCTCGAGATGTGGGTCCTGATCACCGTGGGTGAAAAAATCGGAGCGCTTCCCACCATTGGCCTGGTACTGCTGACTGCGGTGGTTGGCCTTGCGCTACTCAAGCGGCAGGGTGTGTCCACCATCATGCGGGCGCAGCAAAAAATGCAGGCCGGTGAAATGCCGGCAAAGGAAATGGCGGAGGGTATCTTTCTCGCTGTCGGTGGGGCCCTGCTGCTTACCCCCGGGTTTATCACCGACGCCATCGGATTCGCCTGTCTCATTCCGGGTATTCGCCAGGTCATCATTGGTCGACTTCTTGGTCACGTGGTGATCGTGCAGACCACGGGCTATACCGCCGGCACACACCGCCAGCCCGGGCATGACCCTTCTCGCCAGGGACGCTCCCATGATGTGATCGAAGGCGACTATCAGCGTGAAGACCCGCGAGAAGGCAAGCGAGAAGACCCGCGCGACCCCGACAAAGATGGCTAA
- a CDS encoding SDR family oxidoreductase → MQVTNSIIAITGAGQGLGRAMAEYLAGRGARLALIDVNQERLDESVAACSEKGAEARSYVIDVANEEAVDGGFADINRDFGGLDVLVNNAGIMRDGMLLKVKDGKVAERMSLAQWQSVIDVNLTGVFLCTRAAAAIMAEKGDGGVIVNISSVSRAGNMGQTNYSASKAGVATMTVTWARELARYGVRVAAIAPGFIGTDMVAQMRPEILDGLVKQVPLRRIGEPDEIASTVSFIIENDYLTGRVVEIDGGARM, encoded by the coding sequence ATGCAGGTTACTAACAGCATTATCGCCATCACCGGCGCGGGCCAGGGCCTCGGCCGGGCCATGGCCGAGTATCTCGCAGGCCGCGGTGCACGCCTTGCACTGATTGATGTGAATCAGGAGCGACTCGACGAGAGCGTTGCCGCCTGCAGCGAAAAGGGCGCGGAGGCGCGCAGCTACGTCATCGATGTGGCCAATGAGGAGGCGGTAGACGGCGGCTTTGCGGATATTAACCGGGATTTCGGTGGGCTGGATGTGCTGGTGAACAATGCCGGCATCATGCGTGACGGCATGCTGCTCAAGGTCAAGGATGGCAAGGTGGCCGAGCGTATGTCGCTGGCCCAGTGGCAGTCGGTGATCGACGTCAACTTGACGGGAGTTTTCCTGTGCACCCGCGCCGCAGCGGCCATCATGGCGGAAAAGGGCGATGGTGGCGTGATCGTTAATATCTCCAGTGTTTCCCGTGCCGGGAACATGGGGCAGACCAACTACTCCGCATCCAAAGCCGGCGTGGCGACCATGACGGTCACTTGGGCCCGCGAACTGGCCCGTTACGGCGTGCGAGTGGCGGCCATCGCCCCCGGGTTTATCGGCACGGATATGGTGGCGCAGATGCGTCCGGAGATCCTCGATGGTTTGGTCAAGCAGGTGCCCCTGCGACGGATTGGCGAGCCCGACGAAATTGCCAGCACGGTTTCGTTTATCATCGAGAACGACTATCTCACCGGCCGTGTGGTGGAAATCGACGGTGGTGCCCGTATGTAA
- a CDS encoding DUF481 domain-containing protein: protein MAASVAGAGVLSLTNGDRIHGELVVVERDNVVWKSETFGDITVAKEKILSLETDKDLKIAGRDEPCALAGHRRQQWELYCDEGDGWVMDFPAIDRAEPYINFVGNPIIFRGNVAASGVFEEGNREREDWDINVNFDIRNGDFHHLIGTQYQNQNSTEVSDLEKYRLSYDLRWIFAEKWFAAGNSSLLHEEARNLDLSSTVGLGLGYLFFDTDKSALSIQGGMNSLKEDYIDPSLNPDPSKRYGAGRAAWDFRYKFDLGPEVYYNQELLQSLDRSEDFQSNAEIGVRTPLVKGILMEVKYAWQYDNTPSLDREKEDTKLTIGVGYSW from the coding sequence ATGGCCGCCTCCGTCGCCGGAGCGGGGGTGCTGAGTCTGACCAACGGTGACCGGATTCATGGGGAACTGGTGGTTGTGGAGCGGGATAACGTCGTCTGGAAGTCGGAAACCTTCGGCGATATTACCGTAGCCAAGGAAAAAATCCTCTCGCTGGAGACCGATAAAGACCTGAAGATTGCCGGACGGGATGAACCCTGCGCGCTGGCGGGGCATCGTCGGCAGCAGTGGGAACTGTATTGTGATGAAGGCGACGGCTGGGTGATGGACTTCCCCGCCATCGATCGCGCCGAGCCGTATATCAACTTCGTTGGCAACCCGATTATTTTCCGCGGCAATGTCGCCGCGTCGGGTGTGTTTGAAGAGGGCAACCGGGAGCGGGAAGACTGGGATATCAACGTCAACTTTGATATCCGTAACGGCGACTTCCACCACCTGATTGGCACCCAGTACCAGAACCAGAACAGTACCGAAGTGAGTGACCTGGAAAAGTACCGACTCAGTTACGACCTGCGGTGGATTTTCGCCGAAAAGTGGTTTGCTGCGGGTAACAGCTCCTTGCTTCACGAAGAGGCCCGCAACCTGGATCTCAGCTCCACTGTGGGTCTGGGTCTCGGTTACCTGTTTTTCGATACCGACAAGTCGGCGCTTTCGATTCAGGGTGGTATGAACAGTCTGAAAGAAGACTATATTGACCCCAGCCTGAACCCGGACCCCAGCAAGCGCTACGGCGCTGGCCGTGCCGCCTGGGACTTCCGCTACAAATTCGACCTGGGCCCGGAAGTGTATTACAACCAGGAGCTGCTGCAGTCGCTGGATCGCAGTGAAGACTTCCAGAGTAACGCAGAAATTGGTGTGCGCACGCCGCTGGTGAAAGGCATCCTGATGGAAGTCAAATACGCCTGGCAGTACGACAACACTCCGTCTCTTGACCGAGAAAAAGAAGATACAAAATTGACGATCGGCGTCGGCTATTCCTGGTAA
- a CDS encoding MGMT family protein, translated as MHSTKNRGHDATTRICLALAQVPVGRVVTYGGLAELAGLPRAARLVGQTLRRLPRDTRLPWHRVINAQGKISLPEPAAQRQWTLLREEGVTPVKGKVDLSHYGWPKPGEL; from the coding sequence CTGCACAGCACAAAAAACAGGGGGCATGATGCCACAACTCGCATCTGCCTTGCACTTGCGCAGGTCCCGGTGGGACGGGTGGTTACCTACGGGGGATTAGCCGAATTGGCAGGCCTGCCAAGGGCGGCGCGGCTTGTGGGGCAAACACTGCGGAGGCTGCCGCGCGACACCCGCCTGCCATGGCACCGGGTGATCAATGCCCAGGGGAAAATATCCCTGCCCGAGCCCGCGGCACAGCGCCAATGGACGTTGCTGCGGGAGGAAGGTGTGACTCCTGTAAAAGGAAAAGTCGACCTGAGCCACTATGGTTGGCCGAAACCCGGAGAGCTCTGA
- a CDS encoding AmpG family muropeptide MFS transporter: MQNQTMTWGEALKVYTRPKVLAMFFFGISAGLPLLLVFSTLTAWLRDYGISRTTIGFTAWIGITFSIKFIWAPIIDSLRIPVLTSVMGKRRSWILVSQIGVALGLFAMSQLNPQLALPAVFGFGILVAFCSASQDVVIDAYRIEAVDTEFQGAMAAMYVFGYRVALLIAGAGALFIAEYASWSAAYMAMAVLMGVGILTTLLVAEPDHNKVRAQNEAFQHAWVDRVLGSGKHGKVSEWFVRAVACPFIEFFERNGRFAIVLLLFIGIYRVSDIAMGVMANPFYLDLGFSKDDIAQIGKLFGFVCTMIGAFVGGALVVRFGILRPLILGAVMVAATNLLFAHLATLGPDKTWLAIVISADNISAGISNSVFIAFLSSLVNQTYTATQYALFSSLMTLPGKFISGFSGIVVDAQGYESFFIMVAILGIPAVLLAIYIWYRNRGQETAKDNEAAAG, encoded by the coding sequence ATGCAAAATCAAACGATGACCTGGGGAGAAGCGCTCAAGGTTTATACGCGGCCAAAAGTTCTGGCGATGTTCTTTTTCGGGATATCCGCCGGCCTGCCACTACTGCTGGTTTTTTCCACCCTTACCGCCTGGTTACGGGACTACGGCATCAGTCGCACCACCATCGGGTTTACCGCCTGGATCGGTATTACCTTCTCGATCAAGTTCATCTGGGCGCCCATCATCGACTCCCTGCGTATACCGGTGCTCACCAGTGTCATGGGGAAACGACGCAGCTGGATACTGGTATCGCAAATCGGTGTCGCGCTTGGCCTGTTTGCCATGAGCCAGCTCAATCCACAGCTCGCGCTTCCCGCCGTGTTTGGTTTCGGTATTCTGGTGGCATTCTGCTCCGCTTCCCAAGACGTCGTCATTGATGCCTATCGTATCGAGGCGGTAGACACCGAGTTTCAGGGTGCCATGGCAGCCATGTATGTGTTCGGCTACCGGGTGGCACTGCTCATTGCCGGTGCGGGGGCACTGTTTATCGCCGAGTACGCCAGCTGGAGTGCGGCTTACATGGCCATGGCGGTATTGATGGGGGTGGGAATCCTCACCACGCTGCTGGTGGCGGAGCCGGACCACAACAAAGTGCGGGCACAGAATGAAGCGTTCCAGCACGCGTGGGTCGACCGGGTGCTCGGCAGTGGTAAACACGGAAAAGTGAGCGAGTGGTTTGTACGCGCGGTAGCCTGCCCGTTTATCGAGTTTTTCGAGCGCAATGGTCGCTTCGCGATTGTGCTGCTGTTGTTTATCGGTATTTATCGGGTCAGTGATATTGCCATGGGCGTTATGGCGAATCCCTTTTATCTTGACCTGGGTTTCAGCAAGGATGATATCGCCCAGATCGGCAAGCTGTTCGGCTTTGTCTGTACCATGATCGGGGCCTTTGTGGGCGGCGCGCTGGTGGTGCGCTTCGGTATTTTGCGGCCGTTGATTCTGGGGGCGGTGATGGTCGCAGCGACCAACCTGCTGTTTGCCCATCTGGCAACCCTGGGGCCGGATAAAACCTGGCTGGCGATCGTGATCAGTGCGGATAATATCAGTGCCGGTATCTCCAATTCCGTGTTTATCGCCTTCCTCTCGAGCCTGGTCAATCAAACCTATACCGCAACGCAGTACGCGCTATTCAGTTCACTGATGACCCTGCCGGGTAAATTTATCAGCGGCTTCTCCGGTATTGTGGTGGATGCGCAGGGTTACGAGTCGTTCTTTATCATGGTGGCGATTCTCGGTATTCCCGCAGTACTGCTGGCGATTTACATCTGGTACCGCAACCGGGGCCAGGAAACGGCGAAAGACAACGAGGCGGCCGCTGGGTGA
- a CDS encoding YbhB/YbcL family Raf kinase inhibitor-like protein: MNNDTSHSKPLAGGPGGSGRPATLLAILRLSRLSVMTLVMAALMTSTPWAPAASAAQNDAAFRLASSTLQAGGRMPNAQLYYGFGCSGENISPELHWQGAPQGTRSFAVVMHDPDAPTGSGWWHWVVFNIPAEVTSLPEGAGDPKSGLIPEAIQSRTDFGSPGYGGACPPEGHGDHRYQFRVYALKVEQLALDENTPAAMVAYQINANKLAEAQLEVTFGR; encoded by the coding sequence ATGAACAACGACACCAGTCACAGCAAACCCCTCGCGGGAGGCCCGGGTGGTTCGGGACGGCCTGCTACACTGTTGGCAATTCTGCGGTTGTCGCGGTTGTCGGTCATGACGCTGGTGATGGCAGCGCTGATGACATCGACCCCGTGGGCGCCCGCTGCCAGTGCAGCGCAGAACGACGCGGCTTTTCGGCTGGCCTCAAGCACCCTGCAAGCTGGGGGGCGCATGCCGAATGCGCAGCTTTATTATGGTTTTGGTTGCAGCGGTGAGAATATCTCGCCAGAGCTGCACTGGCAGGGGGCTCCGCAGGGTACCCGCAGTTTTGCGGTGGTCATGCATGACCCGGATGCCCCGACCGGCAGTGGCTGGTGGCACTGGGTGGTATTCAATATTCCCGCGGAGGTGACGTCACTGCCCGAGGGCGCGGGGGACCCCAAGTCCGGGTTGATTCCGGAAGCGATTCAAAGTCGCACGGATTTTGGCAGCCCCGGCTATGGCGGCGCCTGCCCGCCGGAGGGGCACGGCGACCACCGTTACCAGTTCCGGGTCTACGCGCTCAAAGTAGAGCAGTTGGCACTGGACGAAAACACGCCGGCAGCGATGGTGGCCTATCAGATCAACGCCAATAAACTGGCCGAGGCGCAACTGGAAGTGACGTTCGGACGTTGA
- a CDS encoding threonine ammonia-lyase: MTDAGNKRGSEASSQNSVDLPVAADVFAAAERIAGQIHRTPLMTSASLNTLLGADLYFKCEHLQKVGAFKARGASNAVLQVPDGTEIVATHSSGNHGAALAWAAAQQGLRCTVVMPENAPEVKKSAVAAYGAEIVFCEPTLQAREATLQAVVQSSGAHVIPPFDDARIIAGQGTVAQEIVGQCRELGFAPDLIVAPVGGGGLLAGVGLAVSALAPDIKVLGAEPAGADDAQRSFRSGVRVTEQQPQTMADGLRTTLGERNFVLIRRYVQDVVTVSEAAIAEALALLWRRTKQFVEPSAAVGLAAVMAHPARFRNKRAVIVLTGGNMDIAAAASLVAGRS, translated from the coding sequence GTGACAGACGCCGGTAACAAGCGGGGCTCGGAAGCTTCCAGCCAGAATAGCGTGGACCTGCCGGTGGCGGCGGATGTATTTGCTGCCGCCGAGCGTATCGCCGGCCAGATTCACCGCACACCACTGATGACGTCTGCCAGCCTCAATACGTTGCTGGGGGCCGACCTCTACTTCAAGTGTGAGCATTTGCAGAAAGTCGGTGCATTCAAGGCCCGTGGCGCGAGTAATGCGGTGTTACAGGTGCCGGATGGCACAGAAATTGTGGCCACACATTCCTCCGGCAACCACGGTGCCGCACTGGCGTGGGCGGCAGCGCAGCAGGGGCTTCGTTGCACAGTGGTGATGCCGGAAAATGCCCCCGAGGTTAAAAAGTCGGCGGTTGCCGCTTATGGGGCTGAAATCGTTTTCTGCGAGCCGACACTGCAGGCGCGGGAGGCCACGCTGCAGGCCGTGGTGCAGTCTTCCGGTGCACACGTAATCCCCCCGTTTGATGACGCGCGCATTATTGCCGGTCAGGGCACCGTGGCGCAGGAGATCGTAGGCCAGTGCCGGGAGCTGGGGTTCGCGCCAGACTTGATTGTGGCGCCGGTCGGCGGCGGCGGCTTGCTCGCTGGCGTCGGTCTCGCTGTGTCCGCATTGGCGCCGGACATTAAAGTCCTGGGGGCTGAGCCCGCGGGCGCCGACGACGCGCAGCGCTCGTTTCGCAGCGGTGTGCGGGTCACCGAGCAGCAGCCGCAGACTATGGCCGATGGCCTGCGTACGACGCTGGGCGAGCGCAATTTCGTGCTCATACGCCGCTATGTGCAGGATGTGGTGACCGTTTCAGAGGCCGCTATCGCTGAAGCGCTCGCGTTGTTGTGGCGCCGGACGAAACAGTTTGTGGAGCCGTCCGCGGCGGTGGGACTGGCTGCGGTGATGGCGCACCCGGCGCGCTTTCGCAACAAGCGCGCAGTGATCGTGCTGACCGGCGGTAATATGGATATCGCAGCGGCCGCCAGTCTGGTGGCAGGCCGCTCCTGA
- the ampE gene encoding regulatory signaling modulator protein AmpE, translating to MALLIVLLALGLVQIWGSGGPLQRDGWFSHWANFIYGRGVVQGKSGIGFGLLVLLPVLGTAIVLAVAEAMLGWLGVLLVSVPVLLYSFGRGNFNEALAGYLRAWYQGDIEEAKKAAEPLMEPADIVRAQSISSAQELHGMVFRAAAYRAFERLFAVLFWFLLLGIPGAMLYRLSHLAHTELSKASLSEEGGALAAGTADQGLAARWLWLIEWMPVRAIGFSLAIVGNFAGCYRAWRDHLTCKHSTTEEVLEYYLEGALGGIDSSECSAGAAVSEGQRLCGAEIEGMQALLSRALLMWVTLMALHGLFAS from the coding sequence ATGGCGCTGTTGATTGTGCTGTTGGCATTGGGTCTGGTGCAGATCTGGGGTTCAGGTGGCCCGCTGCAGCGGGATGGATGGTTTTCTCACTGGGCCAACTTTATTTATGGCCGCGGTGTGGTGCAGGGTAAATCAGGGATTGGCTTTGGCCTGCTGGTACTGCTCCCGGTACTGGGCACGGCCATTGTGCTTGCTGTCGCCGAGGCGATGCTGGGATGGCTGGGGGTTCTACTGGTCAGTGTTCCCGTATTGCTCTACAGCTTTGGGCGCGGCAACTTCAATGAGGCGCTGGCGGGGTATTTGCGGGCCTGGTACCAGGGCGATATTGAGGAGGCTAAAAAGGCCGCCGAGCCATTGATGGAGCCCGCGGATATTGTGCGCGCGCAGAGTATTTCCAGCGCACAGGAACTGCACGGCATGGTATTCAGGGCCGCTGCCTACCGCGCGTTTGAGCGCTTGTTTGCGGTGTTGTTCTGGTTTCTGTTGCTGGGGATTCCCGGCGCCATGCTCTACCGGCTCAGCCACCTGGCGCATACAGAGCTCAGCAAGGCCTCTCTGTCCGAGGAGGGCGGCGCCCTGGCCGCCGGTACTGCTGATCAGGGGCTCGCGGCCCGCTGGTTGTGGTTGATCGAGTGGATGCCGGTGCGTGCGATTGGTTTCAGTCTCGCCATCGTGGGCAATTTTGCCGGTTGTTACCGGGCGTGGCGCGACCACCTGACCTGCAAACACAGCACCACAGAAGAGGTGCTGGAGTACTACCTTGAAGGCGCCCTCGGTGGCATCGATAGCAGTGAGTGCAGCGCCGGTGCCGCCGTGAGTGAGGGGCAGCGTCTGTGTGGTGCTGAAATTGAAGGTATGCAGGCATTGCTGTCCCGCGCGCTGCTCATGTGGGTGACGCTGATGGCGTTGCACGGGCTATTCGCCAGCTAA
- the ampD gene encoding 1,6-anhydro-N-acetylmuramyl-L-alanine amidase AmpD, whose translation MKYQVQSGWLSGVRRVPSPHCNSRPDDAEVDLLVIHSISLPPGQYGGSYIDEFFLGHLDIDAHPYFSEIGTLQVSAHFLIDRNGRVTQYVPLTERAWHAGQSTFCGRENCNDFSIGIELEGLDTDTFTPAQYQSLAEVTQAIMAAYPAIDRSRITGHSDIAPGRKLDPGPGFDWDLYFRRLQQVQGDEPAG comes from the coding sequence GTGAAATATCAGGTTCAGTCAGGATGGCTGTCCGGCGTGCGCCGGGTACCCAGCCCACACTGCAACAGTCGCCCGGACGATGCGGAAGTGGACCTGCTGGTGATTCACAGTATCAGCCTTCCGCCGGGCCAGTACGGTGGCTCCTACATTGATGAGTTCTTTCTTGGTCATCTGGATATTGATGCCCACCCCTACTTTTCCGAAATCGGCACCCTGCAGGTGTCCGCCCACTTTTTGATCGATCGCAACGGTCGGGTTACGCAGTATGTACCGCTCACCGAGCGCGCTTGGCATGCGGGCCAGTCCACATTCTGTGGGCGGGAAAACTGCAATGATTTCTCCATCGGCATCGAACTGGAGGGACTGGATACGGACACCTTCACGCCTGCACAGTATCAGTCGCTGGCCGAGGTGACGCAGGCGATTATGGCGGCTTACCCGGCGATTGACCGCTCGCGCATCACCGGGCACTCGGATATCGCTCCCGGCAGAAAGCTGGACCCGGGCCCCGGATTTGACTGGGATCTGTACTTCAGGCGATTGCAGCAGGTTCAGGGGGATGAGCCCGCGGGCTAA